Proteins encoded in a region of the Mesoflavibacter profundi genome:
- a CDS encoding AtpZ/AtpI family protein translates to MARQSNKKQPNKYIRFTSIALQMGLTIYFGSKLGEWLDQKYNTTNQIYYKVITLIAVGVAMFSVIYQVIKITNKK, encoded by the coding sequence ATGGCACGTCAAAGCAACAAAAAACAGCCTAATAAGTACATCAGGTTTACCTCAATTGCATTGCAAATGGGATTAACTATCTATTTTGGAAGTAAACTTGGAGAATGGCTTGATCAAAAATATAATACGACTAACCAAATTTATTACAAAGTAATAACCTTAATAGCAGTTGGAGTTGCGATGTTTTCGGTGATTTATCAAGTTATAAAAATTACAAACAAAAAATAA
- a CDS encoding DUF6168 family protein produces the protein MPKRILTTVAIIIAIFFISYGLNNYVIGQALPFSLLSVYLFHAIATIIIYLIVETLNEKLPNQVGYAYLMLICFKIGAFVLIFQKSIFSLETLEMTSRISLVIPLFVFLITEGVIIGKLLSRK, from the coding sequence ATGCCAAAACGCATCTTAACAACTGTAGCAATTATTATTGCCATTTTTTTTATTAGTTACGGACTAAACAACTATGTTATCGGTCAAGCTTTACCATTTTCATTATTAAGTGTTTACTTGTTTCATGCAATAGCTACAATTATAATATATCTTATCGTAGAAACACTAAATGAAAAATTGCCAAATCAAGTAGGATATGCTTATCTAATGCTAATCTGTTTTAAAATAGGTGCATTTGTACTTATCTTTCAAAAGTCTATATTTTCATTAGAAACATTAGAGATGACTTCAAGAATAAGTTTAGTAATCCCATTGTTTGTATTTCTAATTACAGAAGGAGTAATTATAGGTAAATTATTATCCCGTAAATAA